One genomic segment of Coffea arabica cultivar ET-39 chromosome 6e, Coffea Arabica ET-39 HiFi, whole genome shotgun sequence includes these proteins:
- the LOC113697598 gene encoding beta-amyrin 6-beta-monooxygenase-like isoform X2, whose translation MKKYSDEVFATSLIGQNMAVICGAAGNKFLLCTANDFVSPWLPAVQSRFSNWVVSLGKSRKDVHTKIHGFHQAVIMSPEALKQYIPIMDSLTRQHLQTDWDPFQVVKVYPASQKLTLILACKLVLGLDPDRAQRFSDSFAVAQQGFFSLPINLPGTTYNRAVKEVEKLKQEFLKIILERKKMVLENREKAGSDILSRTLLDENVHLLSDLEIALCLVSLMIPSFESTSSSITFVLKHLSELPHIYDMVYKEHMEIAKSKDPEELLNWEDIKKMKYSWNVICEAMRLTPPAIGSYRVAKTDIHFAGITIPKGWKVLWSPFTTNKNPKYFPEPENFDPTRFEGDGPTPCTFIPFSTGPRMCPGKEYSRFLILVYMYNVVRKFKLQKLIPDEKVLYRGAPYPASGLPMSLQPH comes from the exons atgaaaaaatactCCGACGAAGTATTCGCAACTTCCTTGATTGGACAGAATATGGCTGTAATTTGTGGTGCAGCAGGGAACAAGTTCCTATTATGCACTGCAAATGATTTCGTTAGTCCTTGGCTTCCTGCTGTACAATCAAGGTTTTCGAATTGGGTGGTTTCTCTTGGAAAGTCACGCAAGGATGTACACACAAAAATCCATGGCTTTCATCAAGCAGTAATCATGAGTCCAGAAGCTTTGAAACAGTACATACCCATCATGGATTCCTTGACAAGGCAACATCTACAGACTGACTGGGATCCTTTCCAAGTAGTAAAGGTCTATCCTGCATCCCAGAAGTTAACTCTTATATTGGCATGCAAATTGGTGCTAGGTCTGGATCCTGACCGAGCTCAAAGATTTTCTGACTCTTTCGCAGTCGCACAACAAGGTTTCTTCTCATTGCCGATCAATTTGCCCGGCACCACCTATAATCGTGCCGTGAAAGAGGTCGAAAAACTTAAGCAGGAATTCTTGAAGATCATTCTAGAGAGGAAAAAGATGGTTTTAGAGAATAGGGAAAAAGCAGGTTCGGACATACTGTCTCGCACGCTGCTGGATGAAAACGTCCATTTGTTGTCCGACTTGGAAATTGCCCTTTGTCTTGTAAGTTTGATGATTCCCAGCTTTGAATCCACCAGTTCATCAATCACCTTTGTCTTGAAACATCTTTCAGAGCTTCCCCATATCTATGATATGGTTTATAAAG AGCACATGGAGATTGCCAAGTCTAAAGATCCTGAAGAGCTGCTAAACTGGGAAGACATTAAGAAAATGAAGTATTCTTGGAATGTGATTTGTGAAGCTATGAGGTTAACACCACCAGCCATAGGATCCTATAGAGTGGCCAAGACTGACATCCATTTTGCGGGTATAACCATTCCGAAAGGATGGAAA GTGCTTTGGAGCCCATTCACAACAAACAAAAACCCCAAGTACTTTCCtgaaccagaaaattttgatCCAACGAGATTTGAAGGTGACGGACCAACACCATGCACATTTATACCGTTTTCAACAGGACCCCGAATGTGCCCAGGAAAGGAGTATTCTAGATTCCTGATACTCGTGTACATGTATAATGTTGTGAGAAAGTTTAAGCTGCAGAAGTTGATTCCAGACGAGAAGGTGCTATATCGTGGTGCTCCTTATCCAGCTAGTGGCCTCCCCATGAGTCTACAACCACACTGA
- the LOC113695501 gene encoding beta-amyrin 6-beta-monooxygenase-like: MEAFYLYFLSLLVVFISISVPFLCHRSKSKKCKLPPGSSGFPLVGETLHFLMSGPEKFIHQRMEKYSDQVFATSLMGQNLAVICGAAGNKFLLCTANDFVSPWLPDSLLMFLNWVDSPGKSRKDLFSKIRGFHQAVIMRPEALKQYIPIMDSLTRQHLQTDWDPFHVVKVHPASQKITLILACKLLLGLEPDQAQRFSDSFTVSLQAFYSLPINLPGTAYNRALKEVDKLKQEFLKIILERKKMVLENREKAGSDVLSRTLLDENAHLLSDLEFAVYLVSLMIPTYESGSASITFVLKHLAELPHIYDMVYKEHMEIAKSKDPEELLNWEDVKKMKYSWNVICEAMRLAPPATGAFREVETDIHFAGVTIPKGWKVLWSPFTTNKNPKYFSEPENFDPTRFEGDGPTPCTFIPFSTGPRMCPGKDYSRFLILVYMYNVVRKFKLKKLIPDDKVLYRVGPYPASGLPLRLQPH; the protein is encoded by the exons ATGGAGGCCTTTTACCTATATTTCCTCTCCCTCCTAGTCGTGTTCATTTCCATTTCTGTTCCCTTTCTTTGCCACCGTTCTAAGTCTAAAAAATGCAAACTTCCACCAGGCTCATCTGGATTCCCACTAGTTGGAGAGACACTCCATTTTCTCATGAGTGGCCCTGAAAAATTTATTCATCAAAGAATGGAAAAATACTCCGACCAAGTATTCGCAACTTCATTGATGGGACAGAATTTGGCAGTAATTTGTGGTGCAGCTGGGAACAAGTTCTTATTATGCACTGCAAACGATTTCGTTAGTCCTTGGCTTCCCGATTCActattgatgtttttgaattGGGTGGATTCTCCTGGAAAGTCACGCAaagatttattttcaaaaatccgGGGCTTTCATCAAGCAGTAATCATGAGGCCTGAAGCTTTGAAACAGTACATACCCATCATGGATTCCTTGACAAGGCAACACCTACAGACTGACTGGGATCCTTTCCATGTTGTAAAGGTCCATCCTGCATCCCAGAAGATAACACTTATATTGGCATGCAAATTACTGCTAGGTCTGGAACCTGACCAAGCTCAAAGATTTTCAGACTCCTTCACGGTCTCATTGCAAGCTTTCTACTCATTGCCCATCAATTTGCCCGGCACCGCTTATAATCGTGCTTTGAAAGAGGTTGATAAGCTTAAGCAGGAATTCTTGAAGATCATTCTAGAGAGAAAAAAGATGGTTTTAGAGAATAGGGAAAAAGCAGGTTCGGACGTACTGTCTCGCACGCTGCTGGATGAAAACGCCCATTTGTTATCCGACTTGGAATTTGCTGTTTATCTTGTAAGTTTGATGATTCCCACCTATGAATCCGGCAGTGCATCAATCACCTTTGTCTTGAAACATCTTGCAGAGCTTCCCCATATCTATGACATGGTTTATAAAG AACACATGGAGATTGCCAAGTCTAAAGATCCTGAAGAGCTGCTAAACTGGGAAGACGTTAAAAAAATGAAGTATTCTTGGAATGTGATTTGCGAAGCTATGAGGTTAGCACCACCTGCCACAGGAGCCTTCAGGGAGGTCGAGACTGACATCCACTTTGCAGGTGTCACTATTCCAAAAGGATGGAAA GTGCTTTGGAGCCCATTCACAACAAACAAAAACCCAAAGTACTTTTCtgaaccagaaaattttgatCCAACGAGATTTGAAGGTGACGGACCAACACCATGCACATTTATACCATTTTCAACTGGACCGCGAATGTGCCCAGGAAAGGACTATTCCAGATTCCTGATACTCGTATACATGTATAATGTCGTGAGAAAGTTTAAGCTGAAGAAGTTGATTCCAGACGATAAGGTCCTCTATCGTGTTGGTCCTTATCCAGCTAGTGGTCTCCCCTTGCGTTTGCAACCACACTAA
- the LOC113697598 gene encoding beta-amyrin 6-beta-monooxygenase-like isoform X1, producing MEAFSLYFISLLVVFISFSLPFLCHRSDSKKCKLPPGTSGLPLVGETLHFYLSGPEKFIHQRMKKYSDEVFATSLIGQNMAVICGAAGNKFLLCTANDFVSPWLPAVQSRFSNWVVSLGKSRKDVHTKIHGFHQAVIMSPEALKQYIPIMDSLTRQHLQTDWDPFQVVKVYPASQKLTLILACKLVLGLDPDRAQRFSDSFAVAQQGFFSLPINLPGTTYNRAVKEVEKLKQEFLKIILERKKMVLENREKAGSDILSRTLLDENVHLLSDLEIALCLVSLMIPSFESTSSSITFVLKHLSELPHIYDMVYKEHMEIAKSKDPEELLNWEDIKKMKYSWNVICEAMRLTPPAIGSYRVAKTDIHFAGITIPKGWKVLWSPFTTNKNPKYFPEPENFDPTRFEGDGPTPCTFIPFSTGPRMCPGKEYSRFLILVYMYNVVRKFKLQKLIPDEKVLYRGAPYPASGLPMSLQPH from the exons ATGGAGGCCTTTTCTCTATATTTCATCTCCCTCCTAGTCgtgttcatttccttttctcttccctTTCTTTGCCACCGTTCTGATTCTAAAAAATGCAAACTTCCACCAGGCACATCGGGATTGCCACTAGTCGGAGAGACACTCCACTTTTACCTGAGCGGCCCTGAAAAATTTATTCAtcaaagaatgaaaaaatactCCGACGAAGTATTCGCAACTTCCTTGATTGGACAGAATATGGCTGTAATTTGTGGTGCAGCAGGGAACAAGTTCCTATTATGCACTGCAAATGATTTCGTTAGTCCTTGGCTTCCTGCTGTACAATCAAGGTTTTCGAATTGGGTGGTTTCTCTTGGAAAGTCACGCAAGGATGTACACACAAAAATCCATGGCTTTCATCAAGCAGTAATCATGAGTCCAGAAGCTTTGAAACAGTACATACCCATCATGGATTCCTTGACAAGGCAACATCTACAGACTGACTGGGATCCTTTCCAAGTAGTAAAGGTCTATCCTGCATCCCAGAAGTTAACTCTTATATTGGCATGCAAATTGGTGCTAGGTCTGGATCCTGACCGAGCTCAAAGATTTTCTGACTCTTTCGCAGTCGCACAACAAGGTTTCTTCTCATTGCCGATCAATTTGCCCGGCACCACCTATAATCGTGCCGTGAAAGAGGTCGAAAAACTTAAGCAGGAATTCTTGAAGATCATTCTAGAGAGGAAAAAGATGGTTTTAGAGAATAGGGAAAAAGCAGGTTCGGACATACTGTCTCGCACGCTGCTGGATGAAAACGTCCATTTGTTGTCCGACTTGGAAATTGCCCTTTGTCTTGTAAGTTTGATGATTCCCAGCTTTGAATCCACCAGTTCATCAATCACCTTTGTCTTGAAACATCTTTCAGAGCTTCCCCATATCTATGATATGGTTTATAAAG AGCACATGGAGATTGCCAAGTCTAAAGATCCTGAAGAGCTGCTAAACTGGGAAGACATTAAGAAAATGAAGTATTCTTGGAATGTGATTTGTGAAGCTATGAGGTTAACACCACCAGCCATAGGATCCTATAGAGTGGCCAAGACTGACATCCATTTTGCGGGTATAACCATTCCGAAAGGATGGAAA GTGCTTTGGAGCCCATTCACAACAAACAAAAACCCCAAGTACTTTCCtgaaccagaaaattttgatCCAACGAGATTTGAAGGTGACGGACCAACACCATGCACATTTATACCGTTTTCAACAGGACCCCGAATGTGCCCAGGAAAGGAGTATTCTAGATTCCTGATACTCGTGTACATGTATAATGTTGTGAGAAAGTTTAAGCTGCAGAAGTTGATTCCAGACGAGAAGGTGCTATATCGTGGTGCTCCTTATCCAGCTAGTGGCCTCCCCATGAGTCTACAACCACACTGA